A genomic region of Brienomyrus brachyistius isolate T26 chromosome 6, BBRACH_0.4, whole genome shotgun sequence contains the following coding sequences:
- the znhit3 gene encoding zinc finger HIT domain-containing protein 3 isoform X2: MFSRGGCSVICYKKHKDGCLPVEETPPAVLPKPGGSWRRDGDWTVEDLVDEEDESDKVPLERLKKLGESEELKALLHNAHLRRLLLAVDGAENKADIMKVAMQEPLFMEFADQCLRIAEPMEFEDF; this comes from the exons ATGTTTTCACGTGGAGG CTGCTCAGTGATTTGTTATAAGAAACATAAAG ATGGCTGTTTGCCTGTGGAGGAGACTCCGCCCGCAGTGTTACCCAAACCTGGCGGGTCGTGGCGTAGAG ATGGTGACTGGACTGTGGAAGATCTCGTCGATGAAGAGGATGAGTCAGACAAAGTTCCATTAGAAAGACTAAAAAAACTGG GTGAATCAGAAGAACTCAAAGCCCTGCTACATAATGCCCACCTTAGGAGGCTTTTGCTCGCTGTGGATGGAGCAGAGAACAAGGCGGACATCATGAAAGTCGCGATGCAGGAGCCTCTGTTTATGGAGTTTGCTGATCAGTGCTTGAGGATTGCAGAGCCAATGGAATTTGAGGACTtctga
- the znhit3 gene encoding zinc finger HIT domain-containing protein 3 isoform X1: MCVCNVCSETVPKYRCPTCKIRYCSVICYKKHKDGCLPVEETPPAVLPKPGGSWRRDGDWTVEDLVDEEDESDKVPLERLKKLGESEELKALLHNAHLRRLLLAVDGAENKADIMKVAMQEPLFMEFADQCLRIAEPMEFEDF, translated from the exons ATGTGTGTCTGCAATGTATGCAGTGAGACGGTCCCCAAATATCGATGCCCGACTTGTAAGATCAGATA CTGCTCAGTGATTTGTTATAAGAAACATAAAG ATGGCTGTTTGCCTGTGGAGGAGACTCCGCCCGCAGTGTTACCCAAACCTGGCGGGTCGTGGCGTAGAG ATGGTGACTGGACTGTGGAAGATCTCGTCGATGAAGAGGATGAGTCAGACAAAGTTCCATTAGAAAGACTAAAAAAACTGG GTGAATCAGAAGAACTCAAAGCCCTGCTACATAATGCCCACCTTAGGAGGCTTTTGCTCGCTGTGGATGGAGCAGAGAACAAGGCGGACATCATGAAAGTCGCGATGCAGGAGCCTCTGTTTATGGAGTTTGCTGATCAGTGCTTGAGGATTGCAGAGCCAATGGAATTTGAGGACTtctga